A part of Helicobacter ibis genomic DNA contains:
- a CDS encoding NAD(P)-dependent alcohol dehydrogenase, whose translation MLLDSNLQEAKEGKRISAKGYAVAHKSDTFKPFSFSRHAMGESDILIEILYAGICHSDIHSARSEWREGIYPMVPGHEIAGRVVAVGKKVSKFKVGDYAGVGCMVNSCGECEACKASNEQFCENGKVVFTYDCKDCFHNDEPTFGGYSNNIVVSEKFAINVPQDAPLDKVAPLLCAGITTYSPLKFSGVKKGDKVAVAGFGGLGVMAVKYALQMGAEVYVFARNKNKEEEARELGVAKLYDSTQNVSERFDLIISTIPTRYDPMEYVNLLKNGGELAIVGLPPVGETIPTDLTRLVFAANKKVYGSLIGGIKETQEMMDFSLKHKIYPETEIINITQINEAYENLTNGKAKFRYVIDMKSLEG comes from the coding sequence ATGCTTTTAGATTCTAATTTACAAGAAGCAAAAGAAGGTAAGAGAATAAGTGCTAAAGGCTATGCAGTTGCACATAAGAGTGATACTTTTAAGCCTTTTTCTTTCTCACGCCACGCAATGGGGGAGAGTGATATTTTAATTGAAATTTTATATGCTGGAATCTGCCATAGTGATATCCACTCTGCTAGAAGTGAGTGGAGAGAGGGAATCTATCCAATGGTGCCAGGGCATGAGATAGCAGGAAGAGTAGTTGCAGTGGGTAAAAAGGTAAGCAAGTTTAAAGTGGGGGATTATGCAGGAGTTGGTTGCATGGTGAATTCTTGTGGAGAATGCGAGGCATGCAAGGCTAGTAATGAGCAATTTTGCGAAAATGGCAAGGTAGTTTTTACTTATGATTGCAAAGATTGCTTCCATAATGATGAGCCTACTTTTGGAGGGTATTCTAATAATATCGTGGTGAGTGAAAAGTTTGCTATTAATGTCCCACAAGATGCACCGCTTGATAAAGTTGCACCTCTTCTTTGTGCTGGGATTACAACTTATTCTCCGCTTAAATTTAGTGGGGTCAAAAAGGGAGATAAAGTCGCAGTAGCTGGATTTGGCGGACTTGGTGTAATGGCTGTAAAATATGCTTTGCAAATGGGTGCAGAAGTTTATGTCTTTGCAAGAAATAAAAACAAAGAAGAAGAAGCAAGAGAACTTGGAGTAGCAAAGCTTTATGATTCTACACAAAATGTAAGTGAGAGATTTGATCTAATTATCTCAACTATTCCTACAAGATACGATCCTATGGAATATGTAAATTTACTAAAAAATGGCGGTGAGTTAGCAATAGTTGGGCTTCCACCTGTTGGAGAGACAATTCCAACTGATCTTACAAGACTTGTATTTGCTGCAAATAAGAAGGTATATGGCTCACTAATTGGCGGAATCAAAGAAACACAAGAGATGATGGATTTTTCTTTGAAACATAAAATATATCCAGAGACAGAAATTATAAACATTACGCAAATCAATGAAGCTTATGAAAACTTAACAAATGGCAAGGCGAAATTTCGCTATGTCATTGATATGAAGAGTTTGGAGGGCTAA
- a CDS encoding c-type cytochrome — MKKILLGFVLATGCMMAADGAAIYKKCIACHGVNGEKVAPGSKGNVTIGGMDKAELVTQLKGYVAGTADNGGAKAIMYAQVKGFTEADIEAVADYISKLPKK, encoded by the coding sequence ATGAAAAAGATTTTGTTAGGTTTCGTTTTAGCAACTGGCTGTATGATGGCTGCTGATGGTGCTGCAATTTATAAAAAATGTATCGCTTGTCATGGTGTAAATGGTGAAAAAGTAGCTCCTGGCTCAAAAGGCAATGTTACTATTGGTGGTATGGATAAAGCTGAATTAGTAACACAACTAAAAGGGTATGTAGCTGGAACTGCTGATAACGGCGGAGCTAAAGCTATTATGTATGCTCAAGTGAAAGGTTTTACTGAAGCGGACATCGAGGCAGTAGCAGATTATATTTCAAAATTACCTAAAAAATAA
- the luxS gene encoding S-ribosylhomocysteine lyase: MPLLDSFKVDHKKMPAPAVRLGKVMHTPKGDEISVFDLRFCKPNVEILSQEGIHTLEHLFAGFMRDHLNSDSVEIIDISPMGCRTGFYMSLIGKPTAESVKKAWEDSMRDILKVNEIPEANELQCGTYKMHSLQAAKDIAQDTLNKGIGIMDNEALKLNIA, from the coding sequence ATGCCACTATTAGATAGTTTTAAAGTTGATCATAAAAAAATGCCAGCTCCTGCAGTTAGGCTAGGGAAGGTTATGCACACTCCAAAAGGAGATGAGATTAGTGTATTTGATTTGAGATTTTGTAAGCCAAATGTTGAAATTTTAAGTCAAGAGGGGATACATACATTAGAGCATTTATTTGCAGGGTTTATGAGAGATCATTTAAATAGCGATAGTGTCGAGATTATCGATATTTCTCCTATGGGTTGTAGAACAGGATTTTATATGAGCTTAATAGGTAAGCCAACAGCAGAATCTGTAAAAAAAGCATGGGAAGATAGTATGAGAGATATTTTGAAGGTAAATGAGATTCCAGAGGCAAATGAATTACAATGTGGAACTTATAAAATGCATTCACTGCAAGCTGCAAAAGATATTGCACAAGATACGCTAAATAAAGGAATAGGGATTATGGATAATGAAGCCCTAAAATTAAACATCGCATAA
- a CDS encoding sensor histidine kinase — protein sequence MEKTRIFSTLGAKTRILVFNIASGLLSLAGISYIFYSSLTYDYNAFFTQYNQSILYLEKIRRITKTQQYYFHQKTEEELSAVYDEVHNLWNKYANLQSDLMDQNKIAKLTLGIYEHLVGIDRNLENLEILENSQHNFYAIESKVNEFLIELDRIANGGFNHDRLNDIIDLLDEQIYLSIDSTLQLIEIRHDRSSYVYDALHKIVIVIMCLIMILTLMLSFLILRNIKSLHNALELKVAEKTQELQRLNESLKEMVEKEVLDSRKKDQIMYQQSRLASMGEMIGNIAHQWRQPLNALTLLIQTFKVKVNNGKLTKEFVESQVEEGLKIAKSMSRTIDDFRGFFYASYQKERFNLKSSINESVSLISTFLKQKEIDLQVICDDSIEIYGYKSAFSQVVLNFIKNSEDVFSERDIKNSHIRIMAKLDKSDVFVGEDVECVKISFVDNGGGIRLDDINKVFEPYFTTKHKSVGTGIGLYMSKQIIEKQMHGIIEVRNVNWVDDFDFESIACGISIPLDFVNGAEFIVTIPLKSE from the coding sequence ATGGAAAAAACGAGAATATTTAGCACACTTGGAGCAAAGACAAGAATCTTAGTTTTTAATATCGCTTCTGGTTTATTGTCTTTAGCCGGGATTTCTTATATATTTTATTCAAGCTTGACATATGATTATAATGCTTTTTTTACTCAATATAATCAGTCTATTTTGTATTTAGAAAAAATAAGAAGAATAACAAAAACGCAACAATATTATTTTCATCAAAAAACAGAAGAAGAGTTATCAGCAGTATATGATGAGGTACACAATTTGTGGAATAAGTATGCAAATTTACAAAGTGATTTAATGGATCAAAATAAAATTGCAAAACTAACTTTGGGGATTTATGAGCATTTAGTTGGTATTGATAGGAATTTAGAGAATTTAGAGATATTGGAAAATAGCCAACATAATTTTTATGCCATAGAATCCAAAGTTAATGAATTTTTAATTGAACTAGATAGAATCGCAAATGGTGGGTTTAATCATGATAGGCTAAATGACATTATTGATTTGCTTGATGAACAAATATATTTATCAATAGATAGCACATTGCAACTTATAGAAATAAGGCATGATAGAAGCAGTTATGTATATGATGCATTGCATAAAATAGTGATTGTTATTATGTGCTTAATTATGATTCTTACCTTAATGCTTAGTTTTTTGATATTACGAAACATAAAATCATTACATAATGCCTTAGAATTAAAAGTAGCAGAAAAGACACAAGAACTTCAAAGATTAAACGAATCTCTAAAAGAAATGGTAGAAAAAGAGGTGCTAGATAGCAGAAAAAAAGATCAAATCATGTATCAGCAATCAAGACTTGCAAGCATGGGTGAAATGATAGGAAATATAGCACATCAATGGAGGCAACCACTAAATGCACTAACATTACTGATACAGACATTTAAAGTTAAAGTAAATAATGGAAAGCTAACAAAAGAATTTGTTGAATCTCAAGTAGAAGAGGGCTTAAAAATTGCTAAAAGCATGTCTAGGACGATAGATGATTTTAGAGGATTCTTTTATGCATCATATCAAAAGGAAAGATTTAATTTAAAATCATCTATTAATGAATCTGTATCGCTGATTTCTACATTTTTAAAGCAAAAAGAAATAGATTTGCAAGTTATTTGTGATGATAGTATAGAAATTTATGGTTATAAAAGTGCTTTTTCACAAGTTGTGCTAAATTTTATAAAAAACTCTGAAGATGTATTTAGCGAGAGAGATATAAAAAACTCACATATAAGAATAATGGCTAAACTTGATAAAAGTGATGTTTTTGTGGGTGAAGATGTAGAATGTGTTAAAATATCGTTTGTAGATAATGGTGGTGGAATTAGGCTAGATGATATAAATAAAGTGTTTGAGCCTTATTTTACAACCAAGCATAAATCTGTTGGGACTGGGATTGGACTTTATATGTCAAAGCAAATAATAGAAAAGCAAATGCATGGGATAATTGAAGTTAGAAATGTAAATTGGGTTGACGATTTTGATTTTGAAAGTATTGCATGTGGCATTTCTATACCGCTAGATTTCGTAAATGGTGCGGAATTTATAGTCACAATCCCATTAAAAAGCGAATAG
- a CDS encoding alpha/beta fold hydrolase, producing MAQKVIKALQAEFEISYELTNINNKSNTIIFLHGWGSNKDIMKQAFKNTLNDYCHLYVDMPGFGKSNLPISLHTIQYATIIQELLNSLEITPNMIIGHSFGGKVATLLNPKILVLLSSAGIKTQKSIKVRSKIAVTKILNKIAPNLAKIFKNSLRSKDVYNADENLYQTFKNVVDEDFSDIFENFTNKTFIFWGRDDLITPLTSGKIIHSKIKDSKFIELDGDHFFFLQQANKIQKVLDC from the coding sequence GTGGCACAAAAAGTTATAAAAGCATTACAAGCAGAGTTTGAAATCTCATACGAACTTACAAACATAAACAACAAATCAAATACTATAATATTTTTGCATGGTTGGGGCTCAAATAAGGACATAATGAAACAAGCTTTTAAAAATACTTTAAATGATTATTGCCATTTATATGTAGATATGCCGGGCTTTGGGAAGTCAAACTTACCAATATCGCTACACACAATACAATATGCAACAATAATACAAGAACTACTAAACTCGCTAGAAATAACCCCAAATATGATAATAGGTCATAGCTTTGGTGGTAAAGTAGCCACACTCTTAAACCCAAAGATTCTAGTATTGCTAAGTAGTGCAGGAATAAAGACACAAAAAAGCATAAAAGTAAGAAGTAAAATAGCAGTTACAAAAATACTAAATAAAATTGCACCAAATCTAGCTAAAATCTTTAAAAATTCTCTCCGCTCAAAAGATGTCTATAATGCAGATGAAAATTTATACCAAACATTTAAAAATGTAGTAGATGAGGACTTTAGCGATATTTTTGAAAATTTTACAAATAAGACCTTTATCTTTTGGGGCAGAGATGACTTAATAACACCACTAACTTCAGGCAAGATAATACATTCTAAAATAAAAGATTCTAAATTTATTGAGCTAGATGGCGATCATTTCTTCTTTTTACAACAAGCTAACAAAATACAAAAAGTGCTAGATTGTTAA
- a CDS encoding DUF2972 domain-containing protein, giving the protein MLKTYLNNKTQNTIFKMINLTYNPKMIAQNIIKYGFINDLQETPSTNLAPFWIFYRFMTFHDSLLENHLKVDTHYVDVSQITGNKTFKTIKALAEKFKFNPPKEQDKNEFCKKISTYNGFLPINIMLHQNDLELIKQYGFCNNSNSLNNNDIICIQLTTKFELQANMIDITNALSLNLGDIVVAIDHNNYNLLANNVLLATEASNYIRILAREIENQLEIENQKRIDIKHILEYLKNNKEIKDVFYKTIKSHIKNIESTQPKMIDSWSEYNKFLKLTSH; this is encoded by the coding sequence ATGCTAAAGACATATCTAAACAACAAAACACAAAACACAATTTTTAAAATGATAAATCTAACTTATAATCCAAAAATGATAGCTCAAAATATTATTAAATACGGATTTATAAATGATTTACAGGAAACTCCAAGCACAAATTTAGCTCCATTTTGGATTTTTTATCGTTTTATGACATTTCATGATAGCCTATTAGAAAATCATCTAAAAGTTGATACACACTATGTAGATGTGAGTCAAATTACAGGAAACAAGACATTTAAGACAATAAAAGCACTAGCAGAAAAGTTTAAATTCAATCCACCAAAAGAACAAGACAAAAATGAATTTTGCAAAAAAATCTCAACTTACAATGGATTTTTACCAATAAACATAATGTTACACCAAAATGATTTAGAACTAATCAAACAATATGGATTTTGTAATAATTCTAATAGTTTAAACAACAACGACATAATTTGCATACAATTAACCACGAAATTTGAACTTCAAGCAAATATGATTGATATTACAAATGCTCTTTCTCTAAATTTAGGTGATATTGTAGTTGCTATAGATCATAATAATTATAATTTGCTTGCAAATAATGTTCTATTAGCTACAGAAGCTAGTAACTATATACGAATCTTGGCTAGAGAAATAGAAAATCAGTTGGAAATAGAAAATCAAAAAAGAATAGATATAAAGCACATTTTAGAATACCTAAAAAACAACAAAGAAATTAAAGATGTATTTTACAAAACTATAAAATCACATATAAAAAATATAGAAAGCACACAACCAAAGATGATAGATTCTTGGAGCGAATACAATAAATTCTTAAAATTAACTTCTCATTAA
- a CDS encoding D-alanine--D-alanine ligase encodes MKFSILFGGKSFEHEISIVSAIALKKLLANTDIFIFLDDNHEFYLIKKENMKSVFFSSKSYLKEPKIYPKKNGFFTRTLFGEKQIQIPTIINLIHGGDGEDGAIASLLDFYEIPYIGPRKEACILSYDKELTKMLANHRGVNVLDYQVVFQDSKIEVENFPVIIKPARLGSSLGISIVKNKEELEYSLDKAFEYDKKVIIESFIPNIKEYNLAGFFANKELHFSFVEEPKKDEFLDFNKKYLDFSRTTNTQQADITTEVENMLKDNFSKIYTNLFEGAVIRCDFFIHNNTCYLNEINPIPGSLANYLFADFPTTLNKISTSLPKPNNIKATYKFLNEIKVAKGK; translated from the coding sequence ATGAAGTTTTCTATTTTATTTGGTGGCAAATCGTTTGAACACGAAATAAGTATTGTCAGTGCAATAGCTCTAAAAAAATTATTGGCAAATACTGATATTTTTATATTTTTAGATGATAACCATGAATTTTATTTAATTAAAAAAGAAAATATGAAATCAGTATTTTTTAGTAGCAAAAGCTACTTAAAAGAGCCAAAAATTTATCCTAAAAAAAATGGATTCTTCACAAGAACACTTTTTGGTGAAAAACAAATTCAAATACCAACAATTATAAACTTAATACACGGTGGCGATGGAGAAGATGGTGCAATTGCTTCATTATTAGACTTTTATGAAATCCCATACATAGGCCCAAGAAAAGAAGCTTGTATTTTAAGCTATGATAAAGAATTAACAAAAATGTTAGCAAATCACAGAGGTGTAAATGTACTTGATTACCAAGTTGTATTTCAAGATTCTAAAATAGAAGTAGAAAATTTCCCAGTCATAATAAAACCGGCTAGACTTGGTAGCTCTCTAGGAATCTCTATTGTAAAAAATAAAGAAGAATTAGAATACTCACTTGATAAGGCATTTGAATATGACAAAAAAGTCATAATTGAATCTTTTATACCAAATATTAAAGAATATAATCTAGCGGGATTTTTCGCAAATAAAGAGTTACACTTTTCATTTGTAGAAGAACCAAAAAAAGATGAATTTTTGGACTTCAATAAAAAATATCTAGACTTTTCACGAACCACAAATACACAACAAGCCGACATAACTACCGAAGTAGAAAATATGCTAAAGGATAATTTCTCTAAGATATATACTAATTTATTTGAAGGCGCTGTTATTAGATGTGATTTTTTTATACACAACAATACATGCTATCTAAATGAAATAAATCCAATACCCGGAAGCCTAGCAAACTATCTTTTTGCTGACTTCCCTACAACACTAAATAAAATCTCAACAAGCCTACCAAAACCAAATAACATAAAAGCAACATATAAATTTTTAAATGAAATCAAAGTTGCAAAAGGTAAATAG
- a CDS encoding type II asparaginase, whose product MGVSAFAKPNVVILATGGTIAGEAKSELATTGYKAGSLGVDVLINAVPDLVNIANISGEQIANIDSSNMTDEIWLKLANRINTLLKDSKVDGIVITHGTDTMEETAYFLNLVVKSNKPVVLVGAMRPATAISADGPKNLYNAVALASSKEAKDKGVMIAMNDKVYSAREVTKTHTLNVETFKAPNSGEIAYIVDGKVFFNSNSIKLHTKKSPFDIKGLKALPKVDIVYTYSNDGSKVAVEAFLNSGSKGIVVAGSGAGSIHENQKNYLIELLKDKKIVVAKSSRVGSGLVPLSAEEVEQGFVSANNLNPQKARVLLMLALTKTTDPKEINKIFEQY is encoded by the coding sequence ATGGGAGTTTCTGCATTTGCTAAGCCAAATGTAGTAATATTAGCCACAGGTGGAACAATAGCAGGAGAAGCTAAAAGTGAATTAGCAACAACAGGCTATAAAGCTGGTAGTCTTGGTGTAGATGTGCTAATTAATGCTGTGCCAGATTTGGTAAATATCGCAAATATAAGTGGAGAGCAAATTGCAAATATAGATAGCTCAAATATGACTGATGAAATTTGGCTAAAACTAGCAAATAGAATAAACACTTTACTAAAAGATTCAAAAGTAGATGGAATTGTAATTACTCATGGAACTGATACTATGGAAGAGACTGCTTATTTTCTAAATTTAGTAGTAAAGAGTAATAAACCAGTTGTTCTTGTAGGTGCTATGAGACCAGCAACTGCTATAAGTGCTGATGGACCTAAGAATCTATACAATGCAGTTGCACTTGCTAGTTCAAAAGAAGCAAAAGACAAAGGCGTAATGATAGCCATGAATGATAAAGTGTATTCTGCAAGAGAAGTTACAAAAACTCATACTTTAAATGTAGAGACATTTAAAGCACCAAATAGTGGAGAGATAGCATACATAGTTGATGGTAAAGTATTTTTTAATTCAAATAGCATAAAACTACATACTAAAAAATCTCCATTTGATATAAAGGGTTTAAAAGCTTTACCAAAAGTTGATATTGTATATACATACTCAAATGATGGTTCAAAAGTTGCAGTTGAAGCATTCTTAAATTCTGGTTCAAAAGGGATTGTAGTAGCTGGTAGCGGTGCTGGAAGCATACATGAAAACCAAAAGAATTATCTAATAGAACTACTAAAAGATAAAAAAATAGTAGTAGCAAAAAGTAGTAGAGTTGGTTCTGGTTTAGTGCCTCTAAGTGCTGAAGAAGTAGAACAAGGATTTGTTAGTGCAAACAATCTAAACCCACAAAAAGCAAGGGTCCTTTTAATGTTGGCACTAACGAAAACAACAGATCCAAAAGAAATTAATAAGATTTTTGAACAATATTAA
- a CDS encoding Mur ligase family protein → MNSIDFFIMATRWVFLIALGYYVITNLQWYHYKILRVLFKHHKQRWHLFYFIIPIIFFVLIPNDIYYYVALYVYVVALIIWAFNLSKKLIVTARILRFFGIYIAFIMFNELLLLSINENSKSIQVVYLLPLFISIFLSSLVEKILLNRYKKLAQDTLKNMQNLKIIAITGSYGKTSLKNYIAQLLHDDFKVYATPRSVNTLTGIIADINQNLSPLTDIYIVEAGARGVGDIKEIVDLIEPQIVVVGKVGEAHIEYFKNIETIYKTKYEILTSKRLEKAYIYSGNIQPEIELHNIINFPNNPTNVEATLNGTKFTLDVGYNKLNFETRILGEFNIINIGAAIAIAHDFGLSDEKIIKKVQKLEAINHRLSKIMVNDKLILDDSYNGNLDGMLEAIRLSSLHDNKKIIVTPGLIESNEESNIKLAQAINDVFDVAIITGELNSQILKENITKAQKIIIKDKNHIENILKSTTKAGDLILFANDAPSYI, encoded by the coding sequence TTGAATAGCATTGATTTTTTCATTATGGCTACTAGATGGGTATTTCTAATTGCTCTTGGTTATTATGTAATAACAAATCTACAATGGTATCACTACAAGATTCTTAGAGTTTTATTTAAGCACCATAAGCAAAGATGGCATTTATTTTATTTTATAATACCAATTATATTTTTTGTATTAATCCCAAATGATATTTACTATTATGTAGCACTTTATGTGTATGTAGTAGCATTAATCATTTGGGCTTTCAACTTAAGTAAAAAGCTAATTGTAACTGCTAGAATCTTAAGATTCTTTGGGATATACATAGCTTTTATTATGTTTAATGAATTATTATTATTAAGCATTAATGAAAACTCTAAGTCAATACAAGTAGTCTATCTTTTACCGCTTTTTATATCAATATTCCTATCATCTCTAGTAGAAAAGATTCTGCTTAATAGATATAAAAAATTAGCACAAGATACTCTAAAAAATATGCAGAATCTAAAAATAATAGCAATAACAGGTAGCTATGGTAAAACTAGTCTAAAAAATTACATAGCACAACTATTACATGATGACTTTAAAGTATATGCAACACCAAGGAGTGTAAATACTCTAACAGGAATCATAGCTGATATAAACCAAAACCTATCCCCTCTAACAGATATATACATAGTTGAAGCTGGTGCTAGAGGAGTTGGTGATATAAAAGAAATAGTAGATTTAATAGAACCACAAATAGTAGTGGTTGGCAAAGTTGGAGAAGCACATATTGAGTATTTTAAAAATATAGAAACAATCTATAAAACAAAATATGAAATATTGACAAGCAAAAGATTAGAAAAAGCCTACATATATAGTGGCAATATACAACCAGAAATAGAATTACACAATATAATAAATTTCCCAAACAATCCTACAAATGTAGAAGCTACGCTAAATGGGACAAAATTTACCCTAGATGTAGGATACAATAAACTAAACTTTGAAACCAGGATTCTTGGGGAGTTTAATATAATAAATATAGGTGCTGCAATTGCTATTGCACATGACTTTGGTCTAAGCGATGAAAAAATAATCAAAAAAGTGCAAAAACTAGAAGCAATTAACCACAGACTTAGCAAAATCATGGTTAATGACAAGCTAATATTAGATGATAGTTACAATGGAAATCTAGATGGTATGTTAGAGGCAATTAGACTATCTTCATTACACGATAACAAAAAAATAATAGTAACACCGGGCTTGATAGAGAGCAATGAAGAATCAAATATAAAACTAGCACAAGCAATTAATGATGTATTTGATGTAGCAATTATTACTGGGGAGTTAAACTCCCAAATACTAAAAGAAAACATAACAAAAGCACAAAAAATAATAATAAAAGATAAAAACCATATTGAAAATATATTAAAATCAACAACGAAAGCTGGTGATTTGATATTATTTGCAAATGATGCACCAAGCTATATCTAG
- a CDS encoding alanine racemase, with amino-acid sequence MPYIKLDSKSFSHNLHTIVSQTNSTINNIAIVLKDNAYGHGLIEMATLANKYGITSCFVKSEVEAHSIKHLFKHITILYPNFDNATEDNMYISITSLETLKKTQNNKTIELKIDSGMHRNGISKDEIKEAIKIIKSKNLRLFGVFTHNGFADEIGSEFYGQFHYFTEIKKEIIKLCKDNQIQIPRFHSLASSGAFRGASLNSSLPQELQDSIFRIGIALYGYCTSEIYNIKLKPVASLWAKKISSKTLKKGSTIGYGGVSKLDRDLTISTYDIGYGDGLFRIKKDINLTTKEGFSIFQVASMDCISIESTLDEVCIFDDATTWTSAFSTIPYEILSHLHANIPKKIV; translated from the coding sequence ATGCCTTATATAAAATTAGATTCAAAAAGTTTTTCTCATAATTTACACACAATAGTTAGTCAAACTAATTCTACAATAAACAATATAGCCATAGTCCTAAAAGACAATGCTTATGGTCATGGATTAATAGAAATGGCTACACTAGCAAATAAATATGGAATTACTTCTTGTTTTGTAAAGAGTGAAGTAGAAGCACACTCAATAAAACATCTATTTAAGCATATAACAATCTTATACCCAAATTTTGATAATGCAACAGAAGATAATATGTATATTTCAATTACAAGTTTAGAGACATTAAAAAAAACGCAAAATAACAAGACAATAGAATTAAAAATAGATAGTGGTATGCATAGAAATGGAATATCAAAAGATGAGATAAAAGAAGCAATAAAAATAATAAAATCCAAAAATCTGCGTTTATTTGGCGTATTTACACATAATGGATTTGCCGATGAAATTGGAAGTGAATTTTATGGACAATTCCATTATTTTACAGAAATCAAAAAAGAAATTATAAAACTATGCAAAGACAATCAAATACAAATTCCAAGATTCCACTCACTAGCCTCATCTGGTGCTTTTAGAGGTGCTAGTCTAAATAGCTCCCTGCCACAAGAACTACAAGATTCAATCTTTAGAATCGGTATTGCACTTTATGGCTACTGCACAAGTGAAATCTACAATATAAAATTAAAACCAGTCGCATCTCTTTGGGCTAAGAAAATATCAAGCAAAACATTAAAAAAAGGTTCTACCATAGGCTATGGCGGTGTATCAAAGCTAGATAGAGATTTAACAATTAGCACCTATGATATAGGCTATGGAGATGGGCTATTTAGGATAAAAAAAGACATCAATCTAACAACAAAAGAAGGATTTTCTATATTTCAAGTAGCGTCAATGGATTGTATAAGCATAGAATCCACGCTAGATGAAGTATGTATTTTTGATGATGCAACAACATGGACTAGTGCATTTTCAACAATTCCTTATGAAATTTTATCCCACTTACACGCAAATATTCCAAAAAAAATCGTATAA
- a CDS encoding HIT family protein → MEYVYAPWRSDYFSKKECSCVFCNISKDSEQDDKNHVFFRNKQIFCVMNKYPYSPGHFLIIPHAHTNSPETIDEDIWIAMNLFAKKGISVLKEFGASGINIGMNLNKEGGAGIPEHIHLHLVPRFGSDTNFFTTIADSRAYGVDFEEVFLKIKNISKKYF, encoded by the coding sequence ATGGAATATGTATATGCACCTTGGAGAAGTGATTATTTCTCCAAAAAAGAATGCAGTTGTGTATTTTGTAATATTTCCAAAGATTCTGAACAAGATGATAAAAATCATGTCTTCTTTAGAAATAAACAAATATTTTGCGTAATGAATAAATACCCATATTCTCCAGGACATTTTTTAATAATCCCACATGCACATACAAACTCACCTGAAACAATAGATGAAGATATTTGGATTGCTATGAATCTATTTGCCAAAAAAGGTATTAGTGTATTAAAAGAATTTGGTGCTAGTGGAATTAATATTGGCATGAATCTAAACAAAGAGGGCGGTGCTGGAATCCCAGAACACATACATTTGCATCTAGTTCCAAGGTTTGGTAGTGATACTAACTTTTTTACAACAATTGCAGATTCAAGAGCTTATGGAGTAGATTTTGAAGAAGTGTTTTTAAAAATAAAAAATATATCTAAAAAATATTTTTAA